In Asanoa sp. WMMD1127, one genomic interval encodes:
- a CDS encoding alpha/beta fold hydrolase, whose product MERVNDIAVHSMGVGPGIVVVHGGGVTIDVYRRFATALADRFTVHLYNRRGRADAPPRLLPYTFEQEIDDLAAILAHTGATNVIGHSSGGFIALSAALRLPIARLALYDAAISVDGSAPAGWLPAAQAAARAGDLPRALAITAGGINTHQASSRWPLSVRVAIVRLFMRTPIGRTMGDLVPMTLDETALIEAADGPAEAWSGVTAEVLLACGAKGPRHYAVADEALAAALPHARAVEIANCAHDGINRAPRHLVDEFADFFASPITQRPGEPAR is encoded by the coding sequence ATGGAGCGGGTCAACGACATCGCGGTGCACTCGATGGGGGTCGGGCCGGGCATCGTCGTGGTGCACGGCGGCGGGGTGACGATCGACGTCTACCGGCGGTTCGCGACCGCGCTGGCCGACCGGTTCACGGTGCACCTCTACAACCGCCGCGGCCGGGCCGACGCGCCGCCGCGGCTGCTGCCCTACACGTTCGAGCAGGAGATCGACGACCTCGCCGCGATCCTGGCGCATACCGGCGCCACCAACGTGATCGGTCACAGCAGCGGCGGCTTCATCGCGCTGTCGGCGGCGCTCCGGCTGCCGATCGCTCGCCTGGCCCTCTACGACGCGGCCATCTCGGTCGACGGCAGCGCGCCCGCCGGGTGGCTCCCCGCCGCCCAGGCGGCGGCCCGGGCCGGCGACCTCCCGCGCGCCCTGGCCATCACGGCCGGCGGCATCAACACCCACCAGGCGTCGTCGCGCTGGCCGCTGTCGGTGCGGGTGGCGATCGTGCGGCTGTTCATGCGCACCCCGATCGGCCGCACGATGGGCGACCTGGTCCCGATGACCCTCGACGAGACGGCCCTCATCGAGGCGGCCGACGGCCCCGCCGAGGCCTGGTCCGGGGTGACCGCCGAGGTGCTGCTGGCCTGCGGGGCGAAGGGCCCGCGCCACTACGCGGTCGCGGACGAGGCCCTGGCCGCGGCGCTCCCGCACGCCCGCGCGGTCGAGATCGCCAACTGCGCCCACGACGGCATCAACCGTGCGCCGCGACACCTGGTCGACGAGTTCGCCGACTTCTTCGCGTCCCCCATCACGCAACGCCCCGGCGAACCGGCCCGCTGA
- a CDS encoding dihydrofolate reductase family protein produces MAERPYILLSCAMSIDGYVNDTADERLLLSNEVDFDRVDDVRAGCDAILVGAETVRRDNPRLVVKSPAHRAARVARGQHPTPRKVTVTEGAGLEPEAAFFQSGDAEKLVYCASSTVDQARRRLGAHATVVDGGQPVNLRQVTEDLYARGVGRLMVEGGGTIHTQFLTEQLADELHLVVAPFFVGDSKAPRFVGDGDFPWNQERRATLAEVRQVGDVVLLRYALSPRCTV; encoded by the coding sequence ATGGCTGAGCGACCCTACATCCTGCTGAGCTGCGCGATGTCGATCGACGGCTACGTCAACGACACCGCAGACGAGCGCCTGCTGCTCTCCAACGAGGTCGACTTCGACCGGGTCGACGACGTGCGCGCCGGCTGCGACGCCATCCTCGTGGGCGCCGAGACCGTCCGCCGCGACAACCCGCGCCTCGTGGTGAAGTCGCCGGCCCACCGGGCGGCCCGGGTGGCCCGGGGCCAACACCCCACGCCGCGCAAGGTGACCGTCACCGAGGGTGCGGGCCTCGAACCCGAGGCGGCGTTCTTCCAGTCCGGCGACGCCGAGAAGCTGGTCTACTGCGCCAGCTCCACTGTGGACCAGGCCCGGCGCCGGCTGGGCGCGCACGCCACCGTCGTCGACGGCGGGCAGCCGGTCAACCTGCGCCAGGTCACCGAGGACCTCTACGCTCGCGGTGTCGGCCGGCTGATGGTCGAGGGCGGCGGCACCATCCACACCCAGTTCCTGACCGAACAGCTCGCCGACGAGCTGCACCTCGTGGTGGCACCCTTCTTCGTCGGCGACTCCAAGGCTCCCCGCTTCGTCGGCGACGGGGACTTCCCTTGGAACCAGGAGCGCCGGGCGACGCTGGCCGAGGTCCGCCAGGTCGGCGACGTGGTGCTGCTGCGCTACGCGCTCTCGCCCCGGTGCACCGTCTGA
- the ribA gene encoding GTP cyclohydrolase II has translation MDDATIRTEVSVPLRFPDGYATKAEVFTFDGLVDGREHIAFGLGEWRDTLARDEAPLVRPHSECLTGDVFGSERCDCGPQLREAVERITNAGGILLYLRQEGRGIGLYAKLDAYALQDTGMDTYEANLALGHAEDERDYTAAAQMLRALGVSRIALLSNNPDKEKQLTELGVTVTERVPTRLHLSAANAGYLAAKARHARRTVEPDWLAS, from the coding sequence ATGGACGACGCGACGATACGCACCGAGGTATCCGTCCCCCTTCGGTTCCCCGACGGCTACGCCACCAAGGCCGAGGTGTTCACCTTCGACGGGTTGGTCGACGGCCGCGAACACATCGCCTTCGGCCTGGGCGAGTGGCGCGACACCCTGGCCCGCGACGAGGCGCCGCTGGTGCGGCCGCACAGCGAGTGCCTGACCGGCGACGTGTTCGGCAGCGAGCGCTGCGACTGCGGGCCACAGCTGCGCGAGGCGGTCGAGCGGATCACCAACGCCGGCGGGATCCTGCTCTACCTCCGGCAGGAGGGGCGGGGCATCGGCCTCTACGCCAAGCTCGACGCCTACGCGTTGCAGGACACGGGAATGGACACGTACGAGGCGAACCTCGCGCTCGGGCATGCGGAGGACGAGCGCGACTACACCGCCGCGGCCCAGATGCTGCGCGCCCTCGGCGTCTCCCGGATCGCGTTGCTGAGCAACAACCCTGACAAGGAGAAACAGCTCACGGAGTTGGGTGTGACGGTCACCGAGCGGGTGCCGACCCGGCTGCACCTGTCGGCCGCCAACGCCGGCTACCTCGCCGCCAAGGCCCGGCACGCCCGGCGCACCGTGGAACCGGACTGGCTCGCGTCGTGA
- a CDS encoding TetR/AcrR family transcriptional regulator — protein MSDAQPIWTRPERGRRGPAPSHSREEIVSAAIALADTEGLAAVSMRAVAARLGTTAGSLYRYLSSRDDLLDLMTDRAVGTLKPYPATKGDWLDQMVELARQQLDLHRRHRWLGEVSQRPTGIGPQTLDWFDHCLGVLAPLKAPTATRFEAIAVMTGTVILFSTSGAGGGAASFAAFEPARHQNLAAALAEPGPPPGTDLFERAVRSLLTGLLADGLTAP, from the coding sequence GTGAGCGACGCACAACCCATCTGGACCCGGCCGGAACGCGGCCGGCGCGGCCCGGCGCCGAGCCACAGCCGCGAGGAGATCGTGAGCGCGGCGATCGCGCTGGCCGACACCGAGGGACTCGCCGCGGTCTCGATGCGCGCCGTCGCCGCCCGGCTGGGCACCACGGCGGGCTCGCTCTACCGCTACCTCTCGTCGCGGGACGACCTGCTCGACCTGATGACCGACCGCGCGGTCGGCACGCTGAAGCCCTATCCGGCGACGAAGGGCGACTGGCTCGACCAGATGGTCGAGCTGGCCCGGCAGCAGCTCGACCTGCACCGCCGGCACCGCTGGCTCGGCGAGGTCAGTCAGCGACCCACCGGCATCGGCCCACAGACCCTCGACTGGTTCGACCACTGCCTGGGCGTCCTGGCGCCGCTGAAGGCGCCCACCGCGACCAGGTTCGAGGCGATCGCCGTCATGACGGGCACGGTGATCCTGTTCAGCACCAGCGGCGCCGGCGGCGGCGCGGCCTCGTTCGCGGCCTTCGAACCGGCCCGCCACCAGAACCTGGCGGCGGCCCTGGCCGAGCCAGGACCGCCGCCGGGAACCGATCTCTTCGAGCGCGCCGTCCGCAGCCTGTTGACCGGGCTGCTGGCGGATGGCCTCACCGCTCCGTGA
- a CDS encoding sulfatase has product MRSRILTGLAAFFVLLLLLVPDDFAALSPWALVVIPLEALVGVAVVVLLPARARTVVGIVAGVVLSALTLLKLLDLGFGVTLSRQFDPLSDWSLFRAASEWVSESFGKTGAVVAVVVAILLALALPVLATLSILRLSKVVAVRRALALRVVAVLGVAWVALALLGVHVVPGVPIAGRSTTAAAYGHAAQLRADIADQAAYDREESTDAFRDVPGSQLLQGLKGKDVIFAFVESYGRDAVNYPQTAALLSARSASLTAAGFQTRSGWLTSSTIGGGSWLAHATFQSGLWIDSQRRYGKFVEGSRYTLTTAFSKAGWRTVAVMPANRRDWPEGRIYGFDHEYDDRTLGYKGQGYAFSSIPDQFTLHSFRRSELARPVSARQPVMAEIDLLSSHAPWDPVPPMMDWDTLGDGSTYPGNGGRGGNPNEVDGEDVSKVRDNYRRTVEYSVDSLVSYMEKYGDANTVLVMLGDHQPSPVITGPNPNRDVPITVVAKDPAVLPKIDSWGWSPGLAPAADGPVWRMDAFRDKFLSAFATP; this is encoded by the coding sequence GTGAGGAGCCGGATCCTCACCGGCCTCGCCGCGTTCTTCGTGCTCCTACTGCTGCTCGTCCCCGACGACTTCGCCGCGCTGAGCCCGTGGGCGCTCGTGGTGATCCCGCTGGAGGCGCTGGTCGGAGTCGCGGTGGTCGTGCTGCTGCCGGCCCGGGCGCGCACCGTCGTCGGCATCGTCGCCGGCGTGGTGCTCAGCGCGCTCACCCTGCTCAAGCTGCTCGACCTCGGTTTCGGCGTCACGCTGTCGCGGCAGTTCGACCCGCTGTCGGACTGGTCGCTGTTCCGCGCCGCCTCCGAATGGGTGTCGGAGTCGTTCGGCAAGACCGGCGCCGTCGTCGCCGTGGTCGTCGCGATCCTGCTGGCGCTGGCCCTGCCGGTGCTGGCGACGCTGTCGATCCTGCGGCTCTCGAAGGTGGTGGCGGTCCGGCGCGCCCTGGCGTTGCGGGTCGTCGCGGTGCTCGGCGTGGCCTGGGTCGCGCTCGCCCTGCTGGGTGTGCACGTCGTGCCGGGCGTGCCGATCGCGGGCCGGTCGACCACGGCCGCCGCCTACGGGCACGCGGCCCAGTTGCGGGCCGACATCGCCGATCAGGCGGCGTACGACCGGGAGGAGTCCACCGACGCCTTCCGCGACGTGCCGGGATCCCAGCTGTTGCAAGGGTTGAAGGGCAAGGACGTCATCTTCGCGTTCGTGGAGAGCTACGGCCGTGACGCGGTGAACTATCCGCAGACGGCGGCACTCCTGTCGGCCCGGTCCGCGTCGCTGACGGCCGCCGGCTTCCAGACCCGCAGCGGCTGGCTGACGTCGTCGACGATCGGCGGCGGGAGCTGGCTCGCCCACGCGACGTTCCAGTCGGGGCTCTGGATCGACAGCCAGCGGCGCTACGGCAAGTTCGTCGAAGGCTCGCGCTACACGCTGACGACGGCGTTCTCGAAGGCCGGCTGGCGCACGGTCGCGGTGATGCCGGCCAACCGGCGCGACTGGCCCGAGGGCCGGATCTATGGCTTCGACCACGAGTACGACGATCGGACGCTCGGCTACAAGGGCCAGGGCTACGCGTTCTCCTCGATTCCCGACCAGTTCACGCTGCACTCGTTCCGGCGGTCGGAGCTCGCCCGCCCGGTGTCGGCGCGCCAGCCGGTGATGGCCGAGATCGACCTGCTGTCCAGCCACGCGCCGTGGGACCCGGTGCCGCCGATGATGGACTGGGACACCCTGGGCGACGGCTCGACCTATCCCGGCAACGGTGGGCGGGGTGGCAACCCCAACGAGGTCGACGGCGAGGACGTGTCGAAGGTCCGCGACAACTACCGGCGCACGGTCGAATATTCGGTCGACAGCCTGGTGTCCTACATGGAGAAATACGGCGACGCGAACACCGTGCTGGTGATGCTGGGCGACCACCAGCCGTCGCCGGTCATCACCGGGCCGAACCCCAACCGCGACGTGCCGATCACGGTGGTTGCCAAGGACCCGGCGGTCCTGCCGAAGATCGACAGCTGGGGCTGGTCGCCGGGTCTGGCGCCGGCGGCCGACGGTCCGGTCTGGCGCATGGACGCGTTCCGCGACAAGTTCCTGAGCGCCTTCGCGACGCCCTGA